Within Roseibium sp. HPY-6, the genomic segment GGTCCCCGTCGCAGTCACGTCTGCACCCAGGTGATTGGCCAGTTGCACAGCAATATGACCGACACCGCCTGCACCGCCCTGGACCAGAACCTTCTGACCCTTCGACACATTGGACCGTGTCAAACCCTCATAGGCGGTGATCCCGACAAGAGGCAGCGCCGCCGCCTCACGCATCGACAGCGTCTTTGGCTTATGTGCAATGAGTCGCGCGTCGGCGCAGATGTACTCCGCAAGAGTTCCCTGAAGCTCCATCAGACCACCGGCGCATCCATTGACCTCATCGCCCGCCTGAAATCCCGTAACGCCCTCGCCCACAGCTTCAACCGTACCGGCAAAATCCATACCCAGGACGGCCGGCAGGGCTGGCGAAAGGGGAAGGTCTGCGCCCATGTTACGGATCATGGTGTCAATCGTATTGACGCTGGTGGCGGCAATTCTGACAAGGACATGGCCCGGTTTCGCTACAGGTTTTTCGATCTCCGCCAGTTTGAAAACCGAGTCCGCACCATAGCTGTCCAGAGACATTGAATTCATGGAGTTACTCCTGCGTTTTGTATTCGCAGGAGTGGTACAATCTCTTCTATTTGGAATAAACGGACGAAATACAGAATCAGAATTTAGATTTTCTATATAATAAGACTAGCGATATCGTACACGAAACCGTGCGATGTCCTGCTTGTGCCGATCAGCTGTTTTCCCAGACTTTCAAGACAGGCGCGATGGCGATTGCAAGTTCCCAGACTTCAGGGGCAGTCCGCATTCACGAAACTGATGGACGAGCGGTTCCTGCTCTCATGTTTACCCGACTTCTAGTGAGAAAAATTCGAGCCACCAGCAAGCTGCCCATTGATATCTGAGGTGCACATCCAGGCGCATTTCCGTCTCAGAAAATCCAAATCTGTCTCAAACTGTCTCAAACCGTCTCACGAAGAGACAGGTCAAGACGCACTTCTCCGTCCTCCCGAATCTGCTCTTGCCGAAAATCACAGTGTCATCCCACCTTTTGAAGCGTCGGAGCGATGTGAGCCGGCCCAAGGGAGGACAAGAAATTGGCACCAACGCGTGAACAACAGCATTGGATGTATCGCAACATGGTCACGAGCCGGAAGTTCGAAGAGGCCATTGCGGGCATCTATTTCGAGGGCAAGACGCCGGTCTTCAGCATGGCGGACGGCCCGATCCCAGGCGAGATGCACCTGAGCGACGGGCAAGAACCTGTCGCGGTTGGCGTCTGTGCTCATCTGAATGCCGGCGATGTGGTTACAGCCACGCACCGCCCTCACCACCAGGCAATCGCAAAGGGTGTTGACCTGGACAAGATGGCGGCCGAGATTTTTGGCAAGAAAACAGGTCTGTCTGGCGGACGCGGCGGGCACATGCATCTTTTCGATGCGGATGTGAATTTTGCCTGTTCGGGCATTATCGCACAGGGCATGGGTCCCGCAGTTGGCGCCGCGCTTAGCCGCAAGATGCAGAACAAACCCGGAGTCGCGGTGGCCTTTGTAGGCGAAGGCGCCGTCAATCAGGGCGGATGGCACGAGGCGATGAACCTTGCGGCCACCTGGAACCTGCCTTTCGTCTGTGTGATCGAAGACAATGCCTGGGGCATTTCGGTCTCCAAAGAAGACTCGACCGCTATTTCCAACAATGCCGAGCGTGCCTCTGCCTATGGAATGCCGGGTATTCGCATCGCCGACAATGACCCCTACGCCATTTTTGAAGCCGCCGGCGAGGCCATTTCACAGGCCCGCGAAGGCAACGGCCCATCACTCATCGAAGTCGAAACCTATCGCCTTGCCGGGCACTTTATGGGGGACGCTGAAGGCTACCGGCCTGAGGGCGAGAAAGACGCGCTTTTTGAAAAAGACCCGATCCCGAAGATGCGGGCAAAGATGCTGGCCGACGGAATGGCTGGCGAGGCCGAGCTCGAAACCATCGAGGCAGAAGCCGCAGCACGTGTTGAAGCCGCGATTAAATTTGCCCGCGACAGTGCGGACCCTGCGCCGGAAGACGCGCTGACATCGGTCTTCGCATAGGGCCAGGGAGGACATCATGAACAAACCAAACGAAAGAAAACTCACCATCGCACGCGCAATGGCGGAAGCCGTTGCCCAGGAAATGCGCGTCGACCCGTCGGTCTTTGTGATGGGTGAGGATATTGGCAAACTTGGCGGCGTCTACGGCAACACGCGCGGTCTCCTCGAAGAGTTCGGAGCTGAACGCATCCGGGATACGCCAATCTCCGAGACGGCCTTTATCGGCGCAGCCGTGGGTGCGGCCCAGGACGGAATGCGTCCTGTTGTGGAGTTGATGTTTGTCGATTTCTTCGGCGTCTGTTTCGACGCGATTTACAACCTGATGGCCAAAAACATCTATTTCTCGGGCGGAAACTTCAAAGTGCCGATGGTTTTGATGACCTCCACGGGGGGCGGCTATTCCGATGCGGGGCAACACTCGCAATGTCTTTATGGAACTTTTGCTCACCTGCCGGGAATGAAGGTGGTTTGTCCTTCGAATGCCTATGATGCCAAGGGCCTCATGACGGCTGCCATGCGTGACGACAGCCCCGTGGTCTACATGTACCACAAGAGCCTGCAGGGCATGGGTTGGCTGGCAACCGAGCCGGGGGCAACTGTGCATACCCCCGAAGAAAGCTACACGCTGGAGATCGGCAAGGCCAAAGTTGTGCGCGAAGGCACCGATGTGACCATCGTCAGTGTCGGTATGGGCGTTCATCACGCACTCAAGGCGGCCGCGCAACTGGAAGAAAAAGGGACCAGTGCAGAGGTCGTCGACCTTGTCAGCCTTGTGCCGCTCGACCGGGACACGATCCGCAAATCAGTCGCCAAGACGGGACGGCTGATCGTCGTGGACGAGGATTACATGTCCTACGGCGTGTCCGGTGAGGTGATTGCCTCCGTTACTGAGCATGACATATCCGTCCTGAAAGCTGCGCCCAAACGCGTTGCCTATCCCGATGTGCCGATCCCGTTTGCGCGCGTCATGGAGCAGTACTGCCTGCCCAATCCCGACAAGATTGTTGCTGCATTTGACGGCATGAACGCCGCCTGACGCAAAAGGATGCAGGCGGCCACCACCGGTGGCCTCACCAAACACAGGAAAATCACAATGACAGACATCATCATCCCGACCGATCTGTGGGAGGAAGACGAAGACACCGTCATCACGTCATGGCTCGTGAACGATGGGGCATCCGTCGAAGAGGGTGCCCTGATCGCGGAAATCATGACCGCAAAGGTTCAGTACGAGATCCATGCGCCCGCCTCGGGCACGATCAGTATCGCGAAAGAGGCAGATGCTGTTGTGCCGAAGGGCGGTGTCATCGGTACGATCTCATGAGTGAGGAGGTTCGCATCGTTCCACTGAAGGGCGTGCGTGGCATGATCGCCGACGCAATGGTGAAAAGCCTTGCTACCGCAGCGCAGTTGACCCACCACGGCAACGCGGATGCCACTGCCCTTATGGCGGAAAAAGCGCGCCTGGCGGAGGCTGGAACCAAGGCTTCCGTCGAGGACTTGCTGATGCTTGCCGTGG encodes:
- a CDS encoding zinc-dependent alcohol dehydrogenase family protein; amino-acid sequence: MNSMSLDSYGADSVFKLAEIEKPVAKPGHVLVRIAATSVNTIDTMIRNMGADLPLSPALPAVLGMDFAGTVEAVGEGVTGFQAGDEVNGCAGGLMELQGTLAEYICADARLIAHKPKTLSMREAAALPLVGITAYEGLTRSNVSKGQKVLVQGGAGGVGHIAVQLANHLGADVTATGTGTAQMALISDLGARPVDFMTAKTADVVADNTGGVGFDVVFDTVGGANMANSFEAAKLNGHVSSTVALLEIDLTPAHFKGLSLHVIFMLLPMIHDVGREVHGNILKSLAETVDAGALKPVLDEKKFGFTDVNEAYARLASGQAIGKVVIDF
- a CDS encoding thiamine pyrophosphate-dependent dehydrogenase E1 component subunit alpha, encoding MAPTREQQHWMYRNMVTSRKFEEAIAGIYFEGKTPVFSMADGPIPGEMHLSDGQEPVAVGVCAHLNAGDVVTATHRPHHQAIAKGVDLDKMAAEIFGKKTGLSGGRGGHMHLFDADVNFACSGIIAQGMGPAVGAALSRKMQNKPGVAVAFVGEGAVNQGGWHEAMNLAATWNLPFVCVIEDNAWGISVSKEDSTAISNNAERASAYGMPGIRIADNDPYAIFEAAGEAISQAREGNGPSLIEVETYRLAGHFMGDAEGYRPEGEKDALFEKDPIPKMRAKMLADGMAGEAELETIEAEAAARVEAAIKFARDSADPAPEDALTSVFA
- a CDS encoding alpha-ketoacid dehydrogenase subunit beta codes for the protein MNKPNERKLTIARAMAEAVAQEMRVDPSVFVMGEDIGKLGGVYGNTRGLLEEFGAERIRDTPISETAFIGAAVGAAQDGMRPVVELMFVDFFGVCFDAIYNLMAKNIYFSGGNFKVPMVLMTSTGGGYSDAGQHSQCLYGTFAHLPGMKVVCPSNAYDAKGLMTAAMRDDSPVVYMYHKSLQGMGWLATEPGATVHTPEESYTLEIGKAKVVREGTDVTIVSVGMGVHHALKAAAQLEEKGTSAEVVDLVSLVPLDRDTIRKSVAKTGRLIVVDEDYMSYGVSGEVIASVTEHDISVLKAAPKRVAYPDVPIPFARVMEQYCLPNPDKIVAAFDGMNAA
- a CDS encoding lipoyl domain-containing protein translates to MTDIIIPTDLWEEDEDTVITSWLVNDGASVEEGALIAEIMTAKVQYEIHAPASGTISIAKEADAVVPKGGVIGTIS